The DNA window TCACCACTGTATAGGCAAAACTGAGcacggtattttttttagttttaaaggtCTTCACGAAGATGAGCTTCCTAAGTtggaggtcctaggttcgattcccggcagagggaAATTGGGAATATGTCATTTcagaatattctctggtctggtctagttaTCATACTACCGAAAAATAAGTGTCGTTAAGCGATTAACGATAAAAGgtatgcgtttaatataactgccatactccctaacaggttagccttcttccatcttagactgtatcatcacttacctaccACCTTCGGAATCATATTATGTACACATGTTAAAgagtatacctacttaacgtCCTGTACATCAGGTCATTAGATgatataagtacatataaatattatacgtttGTGACATCTCTTTGTTGTTCCCCTGTGCAAACTCGTTCAAGGTTTAATCGTGTTTTTTGTAGAGAACCAAAGGTACCATTAAGTCGGGAAAAGTTTGTATTTCCAACTCGGATGCAGCCGCGTTTGTCACTAACAGCTATTGTTATGGAAATAGGTCTTACttgaatatatgtatatagctcGTTATTTAGTTCCCATAAGACTTATCTTGTTTGTTGTTATACTAACATAAAGACTTGTAATCTCCGTTTTCCGTGCTTTGATTTTCTTTAAACAGATAAATAACATAGTCGCGGAACGAGACTAGGTAGAAATCTTTGCcgtaaaaatacatactaaataTGTTTTTACTGCGATACTGTTAATCAGAACTATAAAATCAATCCTTGTATTTTTGCGAGGAAGGATTCACCtgttatatgtaaaaatatcaGGTTTTTTCAGGAAATCGAGCCGCGAATTTTTTTACAGAATAAAACAGACGTACTCGTTATATCGTCCTTACGTAACGTAGTTGTATTTAAcaacaaaagtaaatattaaatccgTGTATTGGAGGGTAAGAAAACACGATTATTTTCCAAATGACAAGTGGAGTTGTGGTTTCATTTTAAAATCAGTTCCATATGTTTTGAGTTGTTTGTTATGTCAAAAGTCCTACAACGGCTGTTATGCAAATTCTGCATATGCGGATCTCGAGACAGACAGGAGTTATTAACATGAATTGTGAACCAAATTTTATGTGCATGTATTTCTTTGAATTCAATGCAAGAATAATGCCCTCTTATCCGCCAATCGGAAATCTTGTACATTCAGCATCCGTTACCCAAAAACACAATCGTATAATTTACGGAAAATCGAGACAAAACGTGCAACAGAAAAATACACTAAAGTCGCTTTGGCTTTGTCAGTTTTATCGATATGTCAGTGAGTGTCAATGTCAAAAAATACACTGGTCATTGTGATTTCTCACTGCAAGTTATGGTGAAACTATTATGACtgacaattttgttttaaaccaATTGAATCGTtttgaataattcttttaaaatacttcATCCAGTACAAGAAATATGCTTATGCACGTGTGCTCCCAAATGATCCTTCGAACATAAATAATGTGGGTATTACAGCAATACTGTTTCTTTTAAGTAGTTAATGATTTTCACTGAACTACATACCTTATGAATAGGCCGCAATAACGCATTTCATTTAGAGAAtgcaaagtttaattttaataatacattttataatgacGACTTTTAATTTGGGATACCTTCCATTTACGGAGTATTGAAAATACCATACCCACGTTGTAGATGGATTTTCTAGCTTTTATGCTAAGATATCTATGTTctgaataactttattttattaaatctgaCATAAGAAGATCAATGGAAGAACCAGAGTAACCGACAGAAGATGTTTCAACGCGCAAATACAACACCCAGCGCATAACGTTGAAGTTTGAACGTGTCTGACCCCTGTTCTGTCGTGGGTGAAAAGTACGAGTTAAGTTCAAGTATCACTCGTGTAACGAGTGTTCCGTACTCTAGAAGAAAAAGAATTTAAGTAAAACTGCAATAATATATGCGTTTATGTAactgtaaaatttattaaaaacttcgcCATCTGTAAGTCagtatgttataatattaattcaattaaataacagaattaaaacattatgtaaCTGTAAATAACTGAAGGGCCTATTTCCTAATAAACCGCGAATAGATTTCGCTCAAATTTCAAAtgcaagtaaaatatattttatttgaattttgttaggCCACCATGATATATAACTATTCCAAATTTTATGCCAATACGGTTCatgttgttaattaaataatcgGCTGTCCCAGACGGACGAACGGACTCCATAAAAAAGCCCTTTCGGTGCGTAAGGGCTTTTTTATGGAGACGCTGCGTGCTGTCAAGTCAAACATATTATTAGAGTGTTTTTGCACGCACGCGCCACGCACTGAGTTTCAATGAACAGTCCTAAGGCTTTTTACCATAGTAGTACAAATGTACTATTGTTGTTCCGTATTGTTATGTAAAAATTACATCACAattcggaaccctaaaaagttaGATCTGTAGCTGTAGGCGCTGTGGCCCTCGGCGCTATCTCGTTCGTAACTTCGTACACCGCGGAATATCTACCGATCTAAGATGATAATTGTATTCGGTTGGCTCTTTGTTGTTTGTCGGCGCCCTTTGACTAGCGGGCAAATATTTAGAGAACGGTAACTTGCAGCTATGAACCGACCCGCCATTGTCTGTGGCCGCCGAGAGCCGACTCCCGACTACGagtgataatatttaattagagGCAACGCTGTCGCACCTCCGTTTACGAGCCTACGCATGCCTGATGGAGGCAAAGGGCCCGCGGCCAAACTGTTTGCCAGTTTGTTTTGCTAGCAAGGGAGCTGGTGGCCATTTTGGTTTACACACGGCTACATTATTATCAGCCTAAACTGGAGGCTCCTTTAATTTTTCCTATCTAAAAAGCACAGCTAAgcagtaaatatatattaagaaaatctttattatatttaattttaaaatggaatgTTATTAGGgaaatcttatttatataagaaaCAACAGCGATTGTGCAAGTTAAACTGCGCAATAGCTTATATCGTCCACTTCGGGTAAAACCATACGCAATTTATGCCTATAGATGTACACAGGCTGCCTCGTGTCTCCAGTTTGCTCGTCGACGAGCTTACTCGTCACATTTGCATGTCGCATGTCGGTGACGCGAACCATTTTCGTGCCTTTTCCTTTGACAAAGATCGCTCACCGCCGCCAAAAAAAACGTTTTCACTTTATTCCCTTTAAAACAAGCTAAAGTTATAAATAGGACTATTCCGTGGGTTGAGTTATAGATGTACATAATTCTACCCTGTTCATTCCAAATTCTATgcaaccctaacaggttagcaagATACCATcttaggtgagattacagtcaatgGGAAACttttagcaaaataaaacaGCCTAAATCGCCTAAAGGCATAGAAGATAGACGGAGGCCTACCATGGAGAGTGCACTCCTTACCTAGCATGGCCAGTAGACAATTTTCTTCCCggtgataaaaattatcttctctcGCAGCTTTTTCGACTCTCCGAgcattgtcacttaaaataatatcaaaattaaatacttgTATGGGGGTAAATTTCTCGTATTCTGTTACCGTGTTTCCTCAGGTGgtcacgttaattttatcccttatgGGATATAGTTTaatgggatataatttttgtcttctacctgtgctagccctgcagtaaCTATTTGAATATTTCTCCCACCGGCTCCTAGACTATGTACCATTCATGTGCCGCGCGATGATTAGTCAGATTGTAACGAGGGTGTTGAGCATAAATTTATGGGGCTCGTTACGTTTAAATTAGTGCTCTTTTTTATGATTTCAGACTTTCGCATTAATTATGTTTGCATTCGAATTCAACGAAGTTAGTATACTTATGGCGTTACTAGCTCTAAAAGCGGCTTCGCCGGTTGCCCGTGTGCATTTCACCGCAGAAAAGTTGTTATTTATAACAACCATctgaaaaaattaattaaaattgaagtgtctgtttgtaatgtcaAAATGACAGccaattgttaatttttatcactATGGATTTTTTGATTAACAGtgatttaactatttatttgtctggtaatttatatacttatttaatttaaaacctatttataacaaaaaaaaatactttataaattttcatgtgTTTATcggtctgtctgtttgttccggcTAATCTCCAAACGACTGAATCGATTCGGCGGAATTTTCATAAGACTTTCAGAccattattgttaacattaagaTCGCTGTAGcctataagtaatatataagagtATTTCACGGACATTTGATCCGCTTGACATGAGTTCGGGTCGCCTACCCGTTTAGGTTCGCCCGCGAGCCGTCCTTCAATTTTAACGATACAGTTACTTCGTGATATGGTTGAGCCGTTAGATATGCACGATTATTTATGCCAGCTATTTAAGGCGGAGATGCTATTAAAGCTTTCGAATATATATTACTGGTTTAAGTAAATTAGCTTTTTTAAGTAAATGCCAgtaacttaacaaaaaaaaacaatactagaTTGCACAACGAGTGcatgaaataaactatttcataATAAACTCCAGCCGAAAAGCAAGGGTGGATATTTGAGTCGAAAATAACTTGGATATAATGTCCAAATTAAAGAGGGCTTTATACTTCGAATACAAGAAAATGAAACAGTAATGtcttgataattattaaaaaatagggaGTAGGAGATCATTACATGTCAAATATGGAAAatgttaaaacttttaatagttTACTAAGAATATGTTGCACTTAAAATACTTAATGTACAAGAGCATAAAAAGCATGTGTACACTTAaacttactataaaaaagaacttatataactaaaaaaatgttattttttgttgcagTTGCCGTATACGTTACACGTGGATGTAGTATCAAACAAGGAGGCATTACACACACCGACATTCAATATATCAAGCGAGGGCTACGTGCCTACCGAACCGCAAACATGGCGTGTGGATTTGCCTTGTACGCGCACAGTCGCAGCCGAAGTCGGCGTCACCATCTCCCTTAACGTGTCGAACGGTTCCTCGTCCACCGTTCTACATTTCCGTAGGAGGAAAATTTGTCTTCTGGAAGCACCTCGGCCAGCTGTTAGGGTGGATAACGTGCCCCATTCAGCAACGTCTGCGGATATATTCTACGCTGGAGCTGGTTGCGCTGGTGGTGCATTATTAATAGCTGCTGTCGCCGCCGTCGCCTGTAGGGCCCGAGCGCGGAAACTTCGGAGGACACGCAGCGATGAACAAGACGCTCACGCATTCTTACCCGATTCCTCGTGCAAATCTGCCGCAAGTTACACAAGCTACCGTCGACCTAACTCCGTCCCAGCCGCAGTCGCTGAGGACAGGGCTAGAGATTTGCAGCAAAGAATAGCGGAGTTAACGATACAGAGGTGTAGAGTGCGATTGCGATCGGTGGCGATGGAAGGGACTTTCGGCAGAGTTTACAGAGGAACGTATGCGGATGAAGATGGCAGGGAACAAGAAGTTCTTGTGAAGACAGTTGCAGAACACGCGTCTCAAGTTCAGGTACATTATTAACCTACTATTGTCTATTATGCTCGTTGTTTTCCTAGGCGGTCTATTAATAATTAGAATTTTTCACCATAGTAATTTCTATCCGCGAGGCTTTGGCCGCGACTAAAGTGCCGCCAAacaatttagcgtttcggtatgatgtcgcgtaggaatTGGTTGAATGTAAGACTGCATAATCTGTCAATACCAGGTGGTGGTATTGCTCTCTAAgtggaaaaagaaaaagaaaatttaaatgatgaaGTTCAGGATTCGGTATAACTGTTAGGTAGTTGGCTTCGTTCTTCCGAGAAAATCTTGCTACCAATCTGGGGTTAAAAAAAACGGATTGACTTCCCCTTGCGCCTCGGGGAATATGTTGTCGGTCCcgattaatataactgacatttatttaattgcactgacaatgctgagctggcaacttttttctaggttgtgtcacacataacatatgtggtgttgtgaatattgtaatgtgtggcgcaatgtaaaaactaaatttttctttctttctaattgTAGTCGTAAAATACGTCTCGCGTTGGTTCACTATGAGGTGTCTAAAGTTTAAATCTGTGTCCGTGCCGATTAAAATTTGAGTACAGACTTTAAACTTGTAGTGCATCTGCGAAAGGAGCTCCTATGTATCTTTTTTATCTATGTCTTTCAGTTTTCGACCTCCGAAAAGAAGGAGCAAGATACCTAAGTAGACCTCGTTTTATTCCTGAAGAGACAAAATTTCAGTTTTAACAAAACATCACCGTTGTCATTTTCATAAGCATACTCAGAATACTCTCTTCTAAAAtgacacttattttttttttggcataggTTTCGCTTCTTCTCCAAGAAGGCTGCATGCTTTATGGACTGCACCACGAGCGCGTTCTATCAGTGCTCGGCGTCAGTATCGAGGATCAGACATCACCATTCATCTTGTACCCGTGGAGTACAACTTGGAGGAACCTGAAACAGTTTCTGCTGGCATGCCGAGGAGTGAATCTTGGAGTAGCGCCCGGTGGTCCGCCTCCCCCGCCTCTGACCACCCAGCATGTCGTGAGAATGGCATTGCACGCCTTAGACGGCTTGGCGTATTTACACTCGCAGCACGTACTGCATAAGGATATCGCTGCGAGAAATTGCATGTAAGTATTGATATAGGCACGATGGAGAAAAGTTGTTATTGAATCATTCGATACTCTTAAAGTATTATGTCATGCAATTtcaaattgacggccgactggcgcagtgggcagcgaccctgctttctgagtccaaggccgtgggttcgattcccacaactggaaaatgtttgtgtgatgaacatgattgtttttcagtgtctgggtgtttatatgtattttctaagtatttatgtatatataattcataaaaatattcatcagtcatcttagtacccataacacaagctacgcttact is part of the Pararge aegeria chromosome 2, ilParAegt1.1, whole genome shotgun sequence genome and encodes:
- the LOC120634411 gene encoding tyrosine-protein kinase Drl-like, with product MKWLTFLILLPACFGHLNVYLSSAEVWRLLGLTAELFYVRDGQVNFYALNFVVPVPATIGELHFTWQSLTRRPLPYTLHVDVVSNKEALHTPTFNISSEGYVPTEPQTWRVDLPCTRTVAAEVGVTISLNVSNGSSSTVLHFRRRKICLLEAPRPAVRVDNVPHSATSADIFYAGAGCAGGALLIAAVAAVACRARARKLRRTRSDEQDAHAFLPDSSCKSAASYTSYRRPNSVPAAVAEDRARDLQQRIAELTIQRCRVRLRSVAMEGTFGRVYRGTYADEDGREQEVLVKTVAEHASQVQVSLLLQEGCMLYGLHHERVLSVLGVSIEDQTSPFILYPWSTTWRNLKQFLLACRGVNLGVAPGGPPPPPLTTQHVVRMALHALDGLAYLHSQHVLHKDIAARNCIVDENLRVMIADNALSRDLFPGDYHCLGDNENRPIKWLALEALSKKQFSPSADVWALGVLLWELTTLAHQPYAEVDPFEIGAYLRDGYRLQQPANCPDELFAVMAYCWAMSPDDRPTLPQLQIFLRDFHTQLTRFV